The segment AGAAGCGGTAAGCAGTATCGCAATTCGCTTATCAGCAATACGTACTGTCATTTGAGCTTCTTGAAATTCTCTTCTAGTACAAGCGAGCACCCTATGTCTCAATCTTCTAGCCAAACAGAACCCACCTCAAAACAGAGTTTCTGGATGCAATGGATTTTTGTTAATAGTTTAGGACATGGAATTGGTCTAGCACTGCCTATTCTGTTCGCTGATCTGTTCTCAGTCCAAGACTACAAGAGCTATGGTGTGCTTGCCTATTTGTCTTTTGGAATCTGGGTTGGTTTACCTCAATGGCTTGTCTTGCGCCAGATCATTCCCATCTCATCACTGTGGATTTGGGTTGTTGTGCTATCTCCTTTATTGTCCTTGCTGCTCATCCTCCCGGTCGCGCTCTCCCTGGCACCTTTAGTTTTTTTCATCTATCCATTACTCCTGAGCTGCGGTCAATGGCTAGTTTTACGACAGAAATTACAGAAGACATCAGCATGGATAGTCAATAATGCGATATTTGTGACGATGAGCGGGTTGGTTGGCGGGGGGTTTGGAGTAGCACGCATTCTACCAAACTATCTTGGAATCTCTATTTTACTTGGAGGACTCTGCGGAGGATTCGTTTATGGTTTGATGAGTGGAATGGAGTTACGTCGCCTCATTCGACAATCGCCCCAATCGCTGAGAAACCAACGACAGTCTAACCTTGACACGCCTCCAAACTTCAGTGTTTGGAGATTCCAAGTCTTCTCGTTTCTTCTCTTGGCTGTACTATTTGGAATTTGGCTGCATGTTATTTTGTCTATTTCCCCTACCAGTAATAGATTAATTCCTGTTTGGCTTGGGCTTATCATTCTTTATGTTTATAGCTTTCTCTCAATCTTGGTGCATGAATTGGGGCATTTGCTCTTTGCCTTGTCAAATGGGTTTGATCTCAAGTACTTTGCAGTTGGTCGATGGATCTTAGTCCGTCAGAACAAAGGCTTTAAGTTGCGTCGAATGCGTCGTCGAGTTGCAGGCGGGTTTGTACTTCCTGTCTCTAAATCTCTAGAATCCTTGGATAGACGATTATTCATGATGATATTAGGAGGACCTGTCGCTTCTTTCCTATTATTTTTTGTAGGAGCACTTCCTATATTATTGTTTCCAAAGTTAGTAAGCGATAATGACACGATTCGATGTATCACCTTTATTTCTGTTCTAAGCTTACACGCTGCAATTTTGAATGCGATTCCTTTGAAGTTCGGCTACTGGAATACAGATGGACGGATTATGTTGAATCTGATTCAAAATAATTCCCAGGGTCAGAGATTCGCTGCGCTTTATGGTGTGAGTGCTAGGCTAAGACAAGGAATTCGTCCGCGAGATATTGATCCTGATTTGGTTAGGTGGGTACTAGCGATGCCTGACAAATCAGTGGAACATATTTCAGGGTTGTTAATCGGGTATTATGTTGCATTAGATCAGGGAGGATATGAACAAGCTGGCAATTATCTCGATCAAGCCCTTGATATGCATTTGTATTATCCTGAGCTTTTTCGTGCATCTTTGCTGATAGAAGGTACTTACTTTGAAGCTCATATTCGTCATCGGGTTGACCATGCTCGTCAATGGTTTGAGAAGATTCAGGAGACAGTGCTTGTTGAACCCTACACGTTGCTAAGAGCAGAAGCAGCGCTACTTTTGGCACAGGGTGAAAAAGCATCTGCTCGACTCAAGGCTGAACAAGGGTTGGCTAGTATTCAACGCGATCGCTCTGTGCTTCAAGGCGCGATCGCCGAAAATGACTGGCTACATTCGTTACTTCAAAAAGCAACTTAAATGCTTTTGCGATCGCTAACAAATCTTCCGAATTTGGATAAAAAATCTTATAGTATTCATGTATCTCTTTACCTCATAACTCATGCCCGATCCCGTTCCTCAATGGCAAATTCATCAAGCTGAGATTCCAGACGTATTCGTTCAGGCTGTGAAGCAGCAGGCTCCAGGAATTGAGGGACGCTACTTGCCGCAATTGCTCTGGCAGCGAGGCATTCGAGATATCGAACAATTAGCCGGATTTCTAAATGCCGCCCATTATCAGCCCATGAGTTCGGTTGAGTTTGGGCAAGAAATGCAGTGGGCAGTGCAGCGATTAGTTCAAGCGATCGAACGAGAAGAAGCGATCGCAATTTGGGGCGATTTTGATGCAGATGGAGTAACTTCAACAGCGGTACTGTGGGACGGATTAGGACAGTTCTTTCCCCAGAATCAAAAGCTGTTTTACTACATTCCCAATCGCTTTACTGAATCGCATGGACTCTCTAAGACCGGAATTGACCAACTCCAGCATGTTCAGGTCATCGTGACGTGCGATACGGGCAGTACAAATTTAGATGAGATTCAATATGCTCAGAGCCTAGGCATTGATGTAATCGTGACTGATCATCACACATTGCCAGAATCCCGTCCGCCTGTGATTGCGATCGTCAAT is part of the Leptolyngbya boryana PCC 6306 genome and harbors:
- a CDS encoding site-2 protease family protein; its protein translation is MSQSSSQTEPTSKQSFWMQWIFVNSLGHGIGLALPILFADLFSVQDYKSYGVLAYLSFGIWVGLPQWLVLRQIIPISSLWIWVVVLSPLLSLLLILPVALSLAPLVFFIYPLLLSCGQWLVLRQKLQKTSAWIVNNAIFVTMSGLVGGGFGVARILPNYLGISILLGGLCGGFVYGLMSGMELRRLIRQSPQSLRNQRQSNLDTPPNFSVWRFQVFSFLLLAVLFGIWLHVILSISPTSNRLIPVWLGLIILYVYSFLSILVHELGHLLFALSNGFDLKYFAVGRWILVRQNKGFKLRRMRRRVAGGFVLPVSKSLESLDRRLFMMILGGPVASFLLFFVGALPILLFPKLVSDNDTIRCITFISVLSLHAAILNAIPLKFGYWNTDGRIMLNLIQNNSQGQRFAALYGVSARLRQGIRPRDIDPDLVRWVLAMPDKSVEHISGLLIGYYVALDQGGYEQAGNYLDQALDMHLYYPELFRASLLIEGTYFEAHIRHRVDHARQWFEKIQETVLVEPYTLLRAEAALLLAQGEKASARLKAEQGLASIQRDRSVLQGAIAENDWLHSLLQKAT